In Nymphaea colorata isolate Beijing-Zhang1983 chromosome 5, ASM883128v2, whole genome shotgun sequence, one genomic interval encodes:
- the LOC116254554 gene encoding laccase-4-like, producing the protein MGCFSLRPLLLLAFFLPLLLLVECRVRHYKFNVVRRNYTRLCHSKPIVTVNGLFPGPILYAREDDNVLVKVTNHVNYNVTIHWHGVRQLRTGWSDGPAYITQCPIRPGQSYTYNFTVTGQRGTLFWHAHILWLRVTLHGAIVILPKLGVPYPFPKPHDEVVVLLGEWWNSDVEAVINEALASGRAPNVSDAHTINGYPGPMPGCPSKGEFKLEVDPGKTYLLRIINAALNEELFFGVSQHNLTVVEVDAAYVKPFSTNTIVISPGQTTNVLLHTNQGGGGRFMVAASTFLDTMIVAVDNATATGVVHYKGTTDSVATTFQVSLPSRNSTNEANKFIESLHSLNSKEYPAAVPQRIDHSLLFTVGLGIQPCPTCMNGSRAAASINNISFVLPTTALLQAHYFNVSGVFTDDFPAKPPVAFNYTGTPPTNIVAANGTRLYRLPFNSTVELVLQDTSFIAPESHPVHLHGFNFFAVGHGIGNFDPKNDPKKYNLVDAVERNTIGVPSGGWTAIRFRADNPGVWFMHCHLEVHTTWGLKMAFIVDDGKGPNQSLLPPPSDLPTC; encoded by the exons ATGGGTTGCTTCTCCCTCCGACCGCTGCTCTTGCTTGcgttcttccttcctcttcttcttctcgttgAGTGCAGGGTTCGCCATTACAAGTTCAAC GTTGTGAGGAGAAACTACACGAGGCTGTGCCACAGCAAGCCCATCGTCACGGTCAATGGACTTTTTCCCGGGCCGATTTTGTACGCAAGGGAGGATGACAACGTCCTGGTGAAGGTGACGAACCACGTTAACTACAACGTCACCATCCACTG GCACGGGGTGAGGCAGCTGCGCACAGGCTGGTCGGACGGCCCGGCGTACATCACGCAGTGCCCCATCCGGCCGGGGCAGAGCTACACCTACAACTTCACGGTGACGGGGCAGAGGGGGACGCTCTTCTGGCACGCTCACATCCTCTGGCTCAGGGTCACCCTCCACGGCGCCATCGTCATCCTCCCCAAACTCGGCGTCCCCTACCCATTCCCCAAGCCCCACGACGAGGTCGTCGTCCTCCTCG GTGAATGGTGGAATTCCGACGTGGAAGCCGTGATCAACGAGGCATTGGCTTCCGGCCGGGCGCCCAACGTCTCAGATGCTCACACGATCAATGGCTACCCCGGCCCCATGCCTGGCTGCCCTTCCAAAG GAGAGTTCAAATTGGAGGTAGATCCAGGGAAGACTTACCTTCTCCGAATAATCAACGCTGCTCTCAATGAGGAGCTCTTCTTTGGGGTCTCCCAGCACAATCTGACAGTAGTGGAGGTGGACGCCGCCTATGTCAAGCCCTTCTCAACCAACACCATCGTCATCAGCCCTGGCCAGACCACCAACGTCCTCCTCCACACCAATCAAGGGGGCGGAGGCCGCTTCATGGTCGCCGCCAGCACTTTCTTGGACACCATGATCGTCGCCGTCGACAATGCTACCGCGACGGGAGTCGTCCATTACAAGGGCACGACGGACTCCGTCGCCACCACCTTCCAGGTATCCCTCCCGTCCAGGAACTCCACCAATGAAGCCAACAAGTTCATCGAATCCCTCCACAGCCTCAACTCCAAAGAGTACCCGGCCGCCGTGCCGCAGAGGATCGACCACTCGCTTCTCTTCACGGTGGGCCTTGGCATCCAGCCTTGCCCGACGTGCATGAACGGCAGCAGGGCGGCGGCTTCCATCAACAACATCTCCTTCGTACTGCCCACGACCGCTTTGTTGCAGGCTCATTACTTCAACGTCTCCGGCGTCTTCACCGACGATTTCCCGGCGAAGCCACCGGTGGCCTTCAACTACACAGGAACTCCGCCGACCAACATCGTGGCCGCCAATGGGACCAGACTTTACAGGCTTCCATTCAACTCCACTGTGGAGCTCGTACTTCAGGACACCAGCTTCATAGCCCCGGAAAGCCACCCTGTTCACCTccatggattcaatttcttcgCCGTTGGCCACGGAATCGGGAACTTCGATCCCAAGAACGATCCGAAGAAGTACAATCTTGTGGATGCTGTTGAGCGGAACACGATTGGTGTGCCCTCCGGGGGATGGACCGCTATCAGATTTCGAGCTGATAATCCTG GGGTTTGGTTTATGCATTGCCATTTGGAGGTACACACAACATGGGGATTGAAGAT